From the genome of Maniola hyperantus chromosome 9, iAphHyp1.2, whole genome shotgun sequence:
aaattatttcttaggaattactaaatagagggtctgcctaaattcgtaaaatccacgtccactgttagttttaagtttgttaaccattttaaattatcgatttgaCTTTTTTAGTTAAACACGGTTAACACAAAGCTACACTAAATTACTTCAAATGTGTATGACGCCACAACTGtgaatttcatacaagctcccttactaagcaaGCCGTTTggtaaaaagtcgctgatttgactagtattCATCATCTCTATTTTGACGACTTCCTTGGCGCAGTGATAAGTGCTATGGTCTCATAAGTGGGAGGTTCCACGTTCAAtttttggtaactagccaccagaccaggccagaaatttagataagtattataaaatttcaaacccatgcCAGgagtcgaacccgggacctcccactaataagaccatagtgcttaccactgcgccagggaggtcgtcaaaaatgcTTGTCGGTTGCCACATCCTCGCGTCGCGTCTCTCGTGGCGGCCATCAATACACACGCAGACAGGCGGAGTGTAGTGCTTGTAAACATGCGGCTTCACATGCACAGTGCCGCATTCAAGCGAGCCGTTTGATGTCTTTATACCAGAGCTGTGTGAACGAACTCTCTTTTTACAGCTGTTATTATATTTCTTGGGGTCACGTGATCCAGTGAGGCCGGTCCGGTGTAATCaccacatcatcatcaacaaaaatattaatgtttGCTACTTACAATACTCAacaagctaaaaataaaaatgaggcTATCTAACATCTGTCTGCGGAGGACCCTCGAGTACTTCGGTCACATCGCAAGAAAGGACACcagcaatattgaaaaaatcatgGTCACTTGGAAGAtcgaaggaaagagaccccgcggacgTAGCCCGAGAAGTTGGGTAGACCAAATGAAAGAGGCGGTCGACACACCTATCTGCAATGCAATCCACGCGGCGCGAAACAgaggaaaatggaaaaacatcgtagcaaagattatatcaaaagggagccacgatcctcaaaattgagggagcgacgcaggaagaagaCTTACCATACTTGTTCAACATCATCATTatgaaccgatagacatcctctgctggacacaggtctttcgtaaggacttccacacgccacgatcttgcatCAGTGGCTTTGAATCCAGGGGCCCCCTGCGCcttgtttgatgttgtctgtccacctaacGCTTTGCTTTCCGGTGCGGTGCGGTTTTAGCACCTCGAGACCATACTTGTTGTTATagataaaataggtaggtatgttagaCAAGCAGTATTGATAATGTAAGGTAGCCCAtgatcttcatcatcatcaaccaatagacgtccacagctggacataggtctcttgtaattCACTTATCtgtaggacttccacacgccacgctcTTGCGTCAGAAACTCTTAATCCAGCGTCTCCCTGCAACtcatttgatgttgtctgtccatctAACACTTTGCTTTCCGATGCAGTGccgttctagcaccttgggaccacaCTTGTTGCCATAGGTATGTTAGATAAGCAGTGTTGATTTGATACGTAGTGACGTAGGGTAACCCGTCGTCTGAATCCGGCCCTGCCTCCTCTTAAACTGCAAAGATATTATATTTCGCAGCAATTTGCTAACATTCGATACTACTCCACTCGCATGTAGCAGTCGTATAAATGGACTTTTATTTACTTCAATGCGGAATCAATAAACATACCTAAGAGTCATGAAATTCAAATGCTTTAACCAATTTTCTTTCAGCCAAATCAGTTTCAGCTGAACATTgcttaattaacaaaaaaacttGAGAACgtaaacgagatggacaaaatttgccccaggctgaaaaataatataaaggtattataataaactagatgatgcccgcgacttcatccgcgtgggtttaggtttttgaaaatcccgtgggaactcttatattttccgggataaatagtagcctatgtccttccccgggatacaaactatctctgtaccaaatttcgtcaaaattggttgaacggttaagccgtgaaaagctagcagacaaacagacagacacactttcgcatttataatattatagtatggattcaGATCAGAAAATCATATAAATTCagatttgactttgctcagacttaggacactgttaaaacgaaaCAGCGTTATATCACtgccataaatctgtctcgtttcaaccgaaactcaagtctgagcaaagtcaaagtatacgCTTTATAGATCTTAGCCTGAGTAGCACGTGAATTGTTAACGAAGAATACATGCATCGATTGTATGAAAAAGGGATGGTTTGCTCTTAACTCGTAACACGATATTCGACACTGGACACTCAGTAAAGTGCTCAGCAAACATATAGGGGTCAGTTATTTTTAACCTATTACACAATATCAACAGTCTAATGCTTGGACAACAAGGGTTTAAAAAGGCGTAATGGTAAAGGAAAGTTCTGAGCTGAGCGTTCTGCAAAAGGAATTTTGTAAACCTAGATTTGTCACAAACAGCAACTTTAAAACCAAAGATTAAAGATTTATTTTCAAAGCAGgctttttaaataggtacataatatggaAATCAAACATTATTGGCTAGGTAcacaaaatatttacttattttatttttattgaaatttgttgcaataaaacttttttttattcagacacaagttagcccttgactgcaatctcacctggatgtaagtgatgacgcaggcTAGATGGAAGCGGGATAACCTGAAAGGGGGGatgccccttttggtttctacacggcatcgtaccggaacgctaaatcgcttggcggcacggcttaaagctagccttaacTAATAACTGTACATACTCGCGTAGATTAATAAAAGATATGGAGTTTTCTGCGGATAATGTGATGTGTCTGTCCTTCCGCATTCTAAGGCACACTAAGGCCTCGTTTACGAAGACGCAGGGCGTCGCGCGCAGTCGCGCGTTGCgacgggcggcggcgcggcccgcactgaatttaaacataatatggcgttgtatgagtgcgtttacggagaagcaattttatacgtgtttgtttgagatggagcgttttttgcggccgagcccgcggatggcatcgacgcgtcccacgcggcgttcatcgtggcggcgcacgcggcggcAATTCTCGATGAAGCGATGCCCGCAGCGGAACCTTCTGCCAGTCTTTATTTGGCAATCGCATTACGCAGACGCGACCGCCGCGTGCAACGCCGCGAGCGCAGCGGCGGGCGCCGCCACTCTtctctatgaacaacatcgtatattgCCATATTTTTGTGATTCCGAGTGCGATGATCAGTGCCGCTTCACGCGCCGCCTCACCGTAAACAAAAGAAACGTACGACGCGCCGCGAGACGCCACGCcacacgcgacgcgcgacgccccgcgtctccgtaaacgaggcctaagatatagattttcaaaaatacctaaCCATTGTTTAAAGCCGAAACACGAAAGAAgctatttttacatttttaaagtaGGAAGATGAAAAAGGGTAAACTAATTGTTATTTCTTTCATAAAATCATAACAATGCGCCTGaaggttttctttttaaaaattcaaaatgccgGTATCTCGAGCCTCGACATGCGGTAGGTAggcggtaggtaggtatggggGTAGGAAGGTATTACATAAAGAACGGGGTGAAGTAAAGGCGTCCTCGTTCGCGGCTGTCAAAAGCACTCGCACATTATCTTATCTGTGTGCCTTTCATCTGTTTATATGACTGTTCCGGGGTTACTAACCCTGCAATGGTATTTCTTTAGCCATCACTTAAAATGCATTATTAtgctatccatactatccatacttccatcatcatcatcatcatcatcatcatcatcaaccaatagacgtccactgctggacataggtctcttgtagggacttccacacgccattgtcttgcgccgcctggatccagcggctccctgcgactcgtctgatgtcgtccgtccacttagtggggggtcccatacttccatactaatattataaatgcgaaagtgtgtctgtctatccgtctgtctgtctgtctgttagcttttcacggctcacccgtttaaccgattttgatgaaatttcgtacagggatagcttgtatcccaggaaaggaaataggctacttttgatcccggaaaatcaaagtattcgcacgggatttttaaaaatataaatccacgcggacaaagtcgcgggcatcatctagtatgctATATTATTTAATCTAAACTCTAATACATCTTAATATCTGATACCTAGTAGTTATAtgcattaatataataatataccacagacagaaatacaattttacaaaaatttattgtgtctattatattatttaaaaagggatagacaattataattaaaaaaacttaaaactaaattaaatgtaaaataaacaacattaaattaaaactaaaataaattaaattaaatcaattttactatatttcagcgtttatccTACGcttataaacgctgaaatatagtaAAAGAGGATCGTAgtcatatttaaattttgaattttatcttGTTTAGTTATATGACTATTCAGATTTTTACGTTTCTCTAAGCTAaaaaggtaaataataattatctcaaaacattttttttttattgaaccaccaacagaatcatacaattttttttagaattttatcATTATAAGACTTGGTAAATCTGACTTTTCACTGGAAAATCCTAGGATCTACCATAGTTCGGACTTTTACAGTAACatttggtactgattctgaccacaacctaattttagagtattcgcatcctctttttactaatgtaatatgaaaagaacaaacgcagtttgacagttttaaattttatttttagatggtaaaacccgtgattttagcgcacagtctaCCTACTACTGTTActgcctactgtttaaatttgtagcgtgcactaaaatttagagtctttaaatgtaaagttcatgttagaatagaatagaatagaatagaatagaatagaatagaaatcaatttattggttgatccaacacactataaacacaaacacaaatatttacaaaaaaaaaaaacattccttaaaatctaattcaaacaaaatataggtacctagtttagcatttgttaaaaagaaaaggatgcagatactctaaatttagtttagaggaagacaacggaatcggatGCCTTGGTTAAAGTAGGAAGCTGTCCGTGACCGCGCCTCGGGCCACGTCAATCAGGGAGCCTCCAATTTGCCTGAACactgtaaattgtaataacaaTCGTTTCTGTTTGCGACGGATGGAcggtttgtttttgttttgtttgaaatgtTTAATACATTCACTGAATTATTACCTGAATAAAATTACATCGGTAGTTTGTTCAAACGgttcaaaataaaacaatattattatataataaatagatCCAACATTAGGTGTGGGATGGGATCTCCATCTGAACTCTCGAGTTCTGCGTTTCGCGTTCATATTATAGTTAACTGGATCGTTGGCTGTAGGTATGCAGGGTTGGCATTGTTTTAAACAAATGTTTAAAAAcagtatatttttgtttataacaTGGTAAAAACGTGTTTAaaactgtttatttttttaatattttttttttaaaacaagtaTTGCAAGCAAACGTATTATAAACAATGTACGTAAAAGCCATAACCACAGCTACCATGTAGGTAACtgtgaatttttgaaataaaacaatacattaataataataataaatcttttttattcaagtaaactttcacaataGTCGGATGCATAGCCTACCACTGCCACTTATTACATACATTGCCATCTATTGGGTGGTAGCAGTACAATTTCATaagcgccatctattgacgaATAGATGAAGTACTTagtaaaagttaaaattaaatacatgCCGCTAAAAACtatgtatgatttttttttataattcattttcatAAGAACTTTCACCTTGAACTTGAAGGCCTACACTTTTTTCAGTTAAATACAAAGACATTTTATATACTACAATATTTGTGTATTTAGCTGGTATTTAGTATTACCGCCCTCTTCCGCTTGAGGCGCAAACACTGAATAGTGGAGTATAGGTACAGCTGAGGCCCATTATGTTTCCACAAcctaaactcagctttatttactttaacaTACGGTTATAATTGGTATAATGAAGAAAATAGACGAAaaccaaagtaaataaagcagTGTTTGGTGTCGttattttcgaaataaaaaatacagtcaCTTTGGTAAGCGGcatttaattacaaaaaaagaacatacaaaaatgattaacattaaaaaatatcactAGAAAAACTTACACTTAAAGTCTAAAACGTGATGTAAAACCTACATTAGGTACAATCAAATCTCTGGTaacacatttatttattactattataatattatggaaagtCCATCACAGCCTAAAGGCATCCTTAACAGCTAAATGCGTAATGGGACTCTATTGTAGTTCTCTACAGCACCTTCTACTAGTCTACagcgcgacaaggctatcttggcgcgtggcgaaaatcggaactaatgttgccgtcaagtgtccccccttGTTttggtttgaatattctaagcctttgttctccaacagcgcccccctgtcaatgtcattcaagtgccaagagaagccttgtcgcactgtgtaaaacaaagtcgcttcctgccgtctgtctctctgtacacttagatcttttaaactacgcaaccgattttaatgcggttttcatcaatagatagaggAGGATTTAtacgtatagtttaatattgttgaaatatgacaataattgttcaagatgtcggaagaaatcaagccgacTGAGAACTTTCATCGAAAATGctgttttattcttttgaaacataacaaaataaccaccactgacaccacattactGTCTatacgcgactggtcgagatggcaatttataatggggagtgctctgaagagctttttgacctcattccaccctcctttttctataaacgcaccgcacgccacgtaagcaatttcaccctcaccacctggatgtctggtgcacttcgaccgtccgctgcgccagatccttctttccacgcacgtgcaaactgtggaaccaactcccatcggcggtgttcccactagattacaacatggggttattcaaggggcggaccaacaaattcctaaaaggccggcaacacatcggcagttcctctggtgctgcaaatgttcatgggcggcggtaatcacttaacaccaggtgacccgcctgcacatcggctcgctatttctatttttaaaaaaattaaagtatctacaatctacatgcgTAAACGCATCTTAGCCTACTAATAGGAAGATTTAAAACTACCCACATTTTAGTAGTTTTAAATTGTCTTTATATGGGACCATCCATTAATTATGTTACACGCACATAAATTAGAATGTTGTTATTGTAAATGTAGACTTAATTGTATAGAGTTACAATTTAATTTAGGTTGCTTTGCATGCTATAGATTGTTCTtttgaatacggtatttgacacctagtcaaatcagtaactttttatcaaacgtcaaaacgcgcgcttagtatgcgagattctatgaaataccggtgtgtgacgtcacaatcatttgacgtgctttttttagtttaatcgatagtttaaaatggttattacacttaaaaccaacaaaggatgcggattttacatattttggaagaccctctatttaataatcattgagaaatgatttatttttgatgtagccaaatacccaattgtttttgtacaattttctatAAGTTTCTACAAGTTCCCAGATTTAATTTCTATTACCTTAGAATTCTGTGTTTATACAAGACTTTAAAATTGCTAAGAAATATCCCAGTAGAGCTTTACTTtggaataaaaaattcaaaaagaaCCATGAAATCAGATCCAGTCGTTTGAAAGCCAGATTGCCAGACTCATAACACCCCTCTTTTTACGTCGCAGATggtaaaaaaataatgatttatgcattaaaaataatatttacaagtaACATAATTAATGTAGGGAACTGTTGCaccatttcattaaaaaatacaattaatagtttcggactACACGATTTCCtataaaaacttatatttaCGTCAAAATCATCACTAGATTCAcattatatacaaaaaaaaaaaaaaaaactcatgcAATTCAAAGAAACTTAGATCTAAAATGTTCCAGCACTATTTTCACTTCTAGAATCTTTTCCACACTTACGAAAAACTGACACGTGTTCATTGTTAGTCAAATGACCATTTTTCATCAGGTTCAAGCCGTGATCATCACTGTGATGATCATGAGTTGCCTCACTATGATGATCATGAGTTGCTTCACTGTGATGATCAGTTATAACAGTTTTGCTATCACAAACACTTTTCATCAAATTGAGGCCACAGTCTAAATTATCCTGACACTCAGTATCAATATGTTTATATTGCATATGTTTTTCTAGACTGGATTTCTGAACGCATCTGTACGGACAGAGGGGACATTTGACGGATTTCTGTCTAGGCTTGTATGGTTTAACTTGGGTTTTAATATCGATCTTGTCCCCATCTTTTTCATTCATATGCCTTTGCTTATGTTTGGTTAAGTTAGCTTTTTGCACGCATCTATAATTGCACAGATCGCAGCTAAACGGTTTCTGATCCGTGTGCAAATACATGTGTTTGACTAAATTGGGTTTTTGCACAGTTCGGTAATCACAGTACGGGCATGCGAACGGTTTATCACCGGTATGGGTGCGTTCGTGAACTACGAGATTATTTTTCTGTGCACATCGATAGTCACAGTACTGGCAACCGAATGGTTTAGCCTTCATGTGTACTAGTATGTGTTTTGCTACGTTGTTCTTTTGGCCTGATTTATATTCACAGAAGGTGCATGCATACGGTTTTTCGCCGGTATGAGTGCGTTCATGTATTTTCAGTATCGCTGGAGACTGACATCGATAAGGACACTGGCTGCAACTGAATTTCCCTTGCTTCTCTGCGTCCGTACCATCTGTATTCTCGCACAGTTTCGCGTGTTGTTTAAGCACTCTTTTAGAAGGGAACACTTCATTGCATTTGTAGCATATATACTCCCCTTTTATACTCATAGCGAGTTCTTCATTCAATTTACTGTTGGAATCACTTTCGTTCTTTCCAACGAGGACATAATCGTTAGCGTATTCATAGTACATTTTATTCTGATCCGTAGGTTTCAGGTTCTCTTTGGGCTGCGCGGTTTTGATATCTTTTTTTACGGAATCTGGACGTAATTTTTTCAAATCTTCCGTGTAAGGGCTGGAGTTGTCGTATTGTCTGTGAACGACTAGATTTTGGGGGTTTTCCGTTACGTAATTCTGTACGTAGTTTTGGGGGCGTGAGTATAAGTCTATAGGGTTGAGGGCTGGTACTGATATATTGTGGTTATTATATACTGGATGTGTATATAACGAGTCCTGGTGTATGTTGGTATTCGGCTGTGGGGTGGAGTGGTCTGGGTGTGGTGGGATTTcacctgaaaaagaaaaaagaaaaaaagaaaattatattagagactagctgctccggcgaacttcgtaccgcctaacagtcaattcaatttttttaaatttttctctccgtaagaaccatcctcgtacttcaaggaatattactagggccattttcggctgccgcaccaacccgtgctttcgtgattcctttcgtcgtTCCTTTCGTTTCGccggttgcctggaagagatcgctttagcgataaggccgcctttgcatgctacatctattagaataagatcctgtattgtgttttttcaatgtttactttgtgttgtgtgcaataaagtgtcaataaataaataaataaataaatattataaaaaaagaattagcgaaatcggttcagctgttctcgagatttgcgatgaccaacacatttagtgattcatttttatattatagatgtcTTAATAGGAAAACAAAGTAAGGGCAGttttagggtgcctgtccactgaagcgaagcggagcggagatgtgtatagttgaccaattaGAATTTTGTCATTTGCCAGAGTAAAATTATCAGCGCTTCACCATCGATTCGAGCCCAGACATAATCTGCTAAACTTTACATAAAGTTTTTCGAAAGTATAAAGCAGCCTATGGGGAGATACCTATAGTCGCCACCCATCTTAAAGTTCAGCCAACAATAAAACAACATAAACATACTAGAAGCTTGTTATGAAAGTAGTTTTGCCTGTATATTTAAAAGGCATAGTACATTCTATATGTCAAACAttcacgatttttttttaatagatatagcgagcaaacgagcagtcgGGCCaccatgttaagtgattaccgccgcccatgaacatttgcagcaccagaggaaccgccgatgcgttgccggccttttaggaatttgttggtccgccccttgaataaccccatgttatctagtgggaacaccgccgatgggagttggttccacagtttgcatgtgcgtggaaagaaggatctggcgcagcggacggtcgaagtgcaccagacacccaggtggtgagggtgcaAATATACTTATAGTTAACTAGATGATATCCaggactttgtccgcgtggatttagggtttaaaaattcagtgggaactctttgattttccgggataaaaagttttgtCTATAGGTCCGTCTCCAGGCTGCAAGCTAtcaagtagatgatgcccgtaagttcatccgtgtggacgtgttttaaatattttagcgtttaaactatcgtgagtgatttccattacacAAGTATGACAAACCGGCTTTATTCACGTGTTTCGTCGATgttagctcgactagtttcaataggctacttgactcatatctaatttcgtccaataaatgattatttattatagtattttgcttaagacaacgaaatatatcaataacaatttttaaaaacgcaggatggatatataaaaccaatttaaaaaaatacagtttttatttttatttgaaacgcagaaaacgctgtcagccatgatgtgacgtcattaaatatgtaaacaaagaaatgtcatccctatgtcacgcggggactaacgtagtatcgatatatataaaatttaaagtcctgactaacttatatatcaacgcacagcctaaacatctaaacagctggtcctagatacatgaaatttggtgggtgtgttctttgtaggtaaagagaaggtatccactaggaaaggattt
Proteins encoded in this window:
- the LOC117985385 gene encoding uncharacterized protein is translated as MDFVKREESNILDEENYKIYMENLQKSHQIDPTDYQHTISMEQLHQAVVQSSLNSSTIMHNFQLPISPRQMSTLMLKTNHLTRSLNFNELPTHLPKNLAMDMEILGLPNDLSQNLRHEDLLTQNLSRNVDNIMLARTLNNDLELQNSLAHIQNLQEQELSRNLSTEMTHNLNRINNLSHNINREISHDLGNEIDLTHLSRQNLEQDIIMNQEESRRSPLCQNVDSNLLEQHITQRLEQHMALKLDQAVERIDQNQRFDQTLAHRLDQSLAQRLDPLSPRLLNGSVLHDQRVLEQHEHLFPLPMHIKSEQEDDGYFYDNINQGMSSSNTGINGEIPPHPDHSTPQPNTNIHQDSLYTHPVYNNHNISVPALNPIDLYSRPQNYVQNYVTENPQNLVVHRQYDNSSPYTEDLKKLRPDSVKKDIKTAQPKENLKPTDQNKMYYEYANDYVLVGKNESDSNSKLNEELAMSIKGEYICYKCNEVFPSKRVLKQHAKLCENTDGTDAEKQGKFSCSQCPYRCQSPAILKIHERTHTGEKPYACTFCEYKSGQKNNVAKHILVHMKAKPFGCQYCDYRCAQKNNLVVHERTHTGDKPFACPYCDYRTVQKPNLVKHMYLHTDQKPFSCDLCNYRCVQKANLTKHKQRHMNEKDGDKIDIKTQVKPYKPRQKSVKCPLCPYRCVQKSSLEKHMQYKHIDTECQDNLDCGLNLMKSVCDSKTVITDHHSEATHDHHSEATHDHHSDDHGLNLMKNGHLTNNEHVSVFRKCGKDSRSENSAGTF